ACCTGAAGCTGCAGGGAACAGGTCATGATCAGCGCGGCGTACTATTGCTGACGCTGCATCACATTGCTTCTGATGGTTGGTCAATGGACGTGTTGATCAATGAGTTTGTGACCTTGTACCGGGCTTTTGCTGCCGATCAGGCCAACCCGTTGCCTGAGCTGGAGCTACAGTACGCTGACTTTGCCGTCTGGCAGAAAGACAGAATGCAGGGCGGTGAGTTTGAGAAACAGCTGACATTCTGGAAGCAGACACTGGAAGATGCGCCGCTGACACACAGCCTGCCAACCCAGCATCACCGCCCGGAAGTAAAACAGACCCAGGGGGCACATGTCACGGCCACGTTGCCTGCGTATGTGGCTCAGCAATTAGGCGAGGTGGCCAGACAGGCCCAGCTGAGTCCCTTTATGCTGATGCATGCAGTCCTGGGTGTGGTACTTAGCCGTCATAGCAATCAGTCAGATATTGTCATTGGCACGCCGGTGGCAAATCGTGCCGATGAGGCGCTCAGCCCGCTCATTGGGTGTTTCGTCAATACGCTGGCTTTGCGCCTGAATACCCGCCATGGCACATGGGAGGGCTATCTTAATCATGTTCGTCAGGTGCATATGAACGCGCAGGTGAATCAGGATGTGCCTTTTGAGCAGTTAATTGATGCACTGAACTTGCCACGCACTTCATCATACACACCTTTGGTGCAAGTCATGCTGACCACCAATGATAAGTTTACTGACGGCAACGATGAGTCGGCCCTGATGGCACTGCCTGACCTGAGCCTGTCGCCGCTGGAAGGCAGCCATCCGGCGATTAAATTTGATTTGGAAATTGCGCTGAATATCAGCGACAAGCAGATTGAGACTGTCTGGAACTATGATGTGGCTTTGTTTGATGCTGAATTTGTTGAGCAGCTCAGTGAGCACTTTAATAATGCCTTGATCGCGCTGGCGGATATGTCGCCGCAGGCGCGTCGTACCTTGCCATTAAATCGACTGTCTATTCTGGGCGACAAGCTGGAATCCTATTTGATCGACGGCCTGAATAACAATGCGGCGGATTATCCGGTCGATAAGTGCATTCATCAGGTGTTTGAAGAACAAGCGCTGCAAACCCCAGATCAGCTTGCCGTTAAGTTTGGCAACAAACAACTGACTTATCGTGAACTGAATGAGCGTGCCAACCAGCTGGCACACTTCCTGATCCGTGAATATCAGGTAACGCCGGATACCTTTATCGGCTTATGTGTTGAGCGCTCGCTGGAAATGATCATCGGGACACTGGCTATTCTTAAAGCCGGTGCAGCCTATGTGCCGTTGGATCCGGCTTACCCGCGTCAGCGCGTAACTTACATGATGGAAAACTCCGGCGTTAAAATTATCCTCTCTACACATTTTATTATTGAGCAGCTGGACTTAACCGATTACCACAGTATCTGCATTGATGGCCTGGGTAATGAGCAAGTGGTGCAGACATTTGTTGATTATGCTACCCACAATCCAGGTGAGCTGGTAGCAGGCCTGACATCTTCGAACCTGGCCTATGCCATTTACACCTCGGGTTCAACCGGCAAGCCAAAGGGCGTGTTGCTTGAACACAAAGGGATAGTGAATATCGCGTTTAACCACCGCCATTACCTGAAAGTGGACGGACAAAGCAAAGTACTGCACTTTGCATCTATGAGTTTTGATGCTGGCACCTGGGAGTACGTAATGGCACTGCTGAGCGGCGCTACGTTGGTGATTGCCGACAGTGTTCAGCGTCTGTCTCCGGAGAGCATAGGTCAGCTGTTGCACAGCGAAGCCATTACCCATGTGTTATTGCCACCGGCTTTCCTGGCCATGATGGAGTTTCGTAATGATTTGGCGCTTAAAGCGCTGGCAGTCGGTGGTGAGGCCTGCGATCAGGAAGTGGTTGAACAGTGGGGCGGCGCGTATCGGATGGTCAACGCCTACGGCCCGACTGAGATCTCTATCTGTGCGACCTGGGCAGAGTTACGCCCCGGACAGAAAGTCACCATAGGTAAACCATTGAAAAACACCAGTGCCTTTGTTCTGGACAGTAATCAGGCCTTGCTATCACCGGGCGTAGTAGGTGAGCTCTACATCAGTGGTGTGGGACTGGCACGTGGTTACCACCAGTTAGCGGAGCAAACTGCAGAGCGATTTGTCTCTAACCCTTATTTCGATGGGCACAATAAATGTGTAACCGAAACCTTGTATAAAACAGGTGACCTGGTTCGCTATCTGCCGGATGGCGAACTGGAATATCTGGGTCGGATCGACCAGCAGGTGAAGATCCGCGGCTTCAGGATTGAGATCAGTGAAATTGAAGGCTTGCTGAGCGAGTGTCTTGATGTCGATGCGGTAGTGGTGACTGTTGCGACCAGTGCAACGGGTGCCAAACACTTAGTGGCCTATGTTCAGTTGAACAACAAAAATGCCAAAAATAGTGTCTCTGGTCATGAAAATATTAATGATGATAAAGCGGTTATCCAGCGCATCAAGACTGAACTGGCCGATAAACTGCCAGACTATATGGTACCCGGAATGTTTGTGCCGGTATCTCAATGGCCACTGACCAGTAACGGTAAAATTGATAAGCGTGCACTGCCGGAGCCAGATTTAGCGGCTGTTGAAGGTGAATATATTGCGCCTGAAACACACAGCGAACAACGCCTGGTTACCATCTGGGCGCAATTACTGCATTTGCAGGAAAGTGAAATAAGCACCTCAGCCAACTTCTTTGCGCTGGGTGGTCACTCTCTGCTGGTCAGTAAACTGGTCAGAGCGATCACATCGGACCCGGAATTACAGCTACAACAGATAGACATGCAGGACATTTTTACGGCGCAGTCACTGGCCCAGCTGGCCCAGCACATCGATCTGCTGCGAATGCAACAGCTCAATGCACAGGCGGCAGACAGTATCTGCGATCAGGATTTAGTTGAGGATGGTGAGATTTAATGAATGTACATCAGGCTTTCGAGTTAGCGATATCACAGGGCGTTCATCTGTATGTCGAGCAGGGCAAACTCAAGTTTAAAGCAGCAAAAGGCAGTATGACTGATGAGCTGAGAAGCGCACTCAAGGAAAACAAAACTCAGCTTATTGAGCTGTTGAGCCAGCAGGCGATAAAAGCAGAGGCGTTAACCCAATCAACAGGCAGTATTCCTGCCCTGGGGTTAACACAAAGCGTTTTATCTTTCTCACAGACGCGATTGTGGTTTTTAGAGCAACTACGAGGGCCTTCGGCCGAGTACAATATCCCGCTTGCACTGGATGTGCAGGGTCGTGTGGATTTGGCGGCCGTAGAAGATGCATTCAACGATATTTTGGTGCGCCATACTATTTTGCGCTCCGGATACTATGATTCTGAGGACGGACCAAGGCAGACTGTCCGTGAAGATGCGGCGCTTAATATTCGCCGCATAGACCTGTGTGACAGTGACGATCTGGCGGCAGACGTGGCTGCACACATTGAGCGCGATACCCTGACACCATTTGATCTGACGGCTGATGTGTTGTTCAGAGTGACCTATTTGTGTACGCATAAACACAGTGATGGCACACAACAGGGCGTACTACTACTGAATATGCATCATATAGTGTCAGATGGCTGGTCTATGGAAATACTGACCAGTGAGTTTGTTCAGGCCTATCAGGCAAGAGTCACCGGGCAGGTTGCGGACCTGTCGCCATTGCCATTGCAGTATAACGATTATGCACACTGGCAGCGTGAGCACCTGACTAAAGAGGCGCTTGCCGAGCAGCTCACCTATTGGCAACAAACGCTGGCTGATGCCCCGGCTGTCCACGGTATTACCCCGGACTTTGAGCGTCCTGCAACCAAGCAACTGCATGGTGCACTGGTACGCAGCGAGTTATCAGCGAGTCAGGCGCAGGCTTTACAAAATTTAGCCCGCCAGCAGCAATTGACCCCCTTTATGCTGATCCACAGCGCACTGGCTTATGTGCTGTCACGTCATAGCAACAGCCATGATATTGTGATTGGTACGCCCATCGCCAACCGCGGCCACGCAGAATTAGAAGGCTTGATTGGCTACTTCGCCAATACGCTGGTGCTGTGGCTGAATACTGATCAGCCCAGCCTGACAGACTACTTTGCCCATGTAAAATCTGTACACCTTGGCGCTCAGGCCAATCAGGATGTGCCCTTTGAGCAGCTGGTCGAAAAGCTCAATGTACCTCGCAGCGGCGCTCATGCACCGCTGTTTCAGATCATGCTGACCACCAACACGGATTATGGTGTCAGGGAGCAACAACTGGCGCTGGATGGTCTGCAAATCGCGCAGCGTCCGGCCAGCAGTGTTACCACTAAGTTTGATTTAGAAATTGAAGTGGCATTGAACGAGCAGGGCGTGGCGATAGAGATCACTTACGATACCGCTTTGTTTAGTGCGCAGCGTGTCAGCGCTATTGCTAACCACTTAAATACTGTACTTTCGCAACTGGCAGCATTGACCCCAGCTGAGTTATCAGCCAAGCCTAATACGTTGAAATTGCTGTCCGACACTGAGCGACAACAACAACTGCTGGACTGGAACGACACGGCGCTGGATTACTCACACGAGCGCTGTGTGCATGAACTGTTTGAGCAGCAAGCTAAAGCTACGCCAGATGCCATCGCGTTGCGCTTTGACGGGCGTACCATGAGTTATGACACACTCAACACTAAGGCCAACCAATTAGCCCACTATCTGCGCACAGAGCATGCGATTGGCCCGGACGCATTAGTTGGCTTATGCACAGAGCGGTCATTTGAAATGGTGATTGGTATCTGGGGCATTCTCAAGGCCGGCGGCGCTTATGTGCCACTGGACCCGGAATTGCCATCAGGTCGGTTGAACTATTTGGTGGAGGATGCGAGCGCCAGAGTCGTGCTGAGCACACAAGGGATCATTGAACAAGTATCGCTGGGCGATGCGGCGGTCATTGCGCTGGACAGCTTCGACTTCGACGCCTATCCAGGCTCGAATATTCCGGTTAGCGACATTGGCCTGTCGGCACAGAACCTGGCGTACACCATTTATACCTCGGGCTCGACGGGTAAACCCAAAGGCGTGTTACTCGAACATCAAGCGTTGCATAACCGCATCGACTGGATGGACAATGAGTACGGATGTCAGCCGCAGGATAAAATCTTACAAAAAACCCCCTACAGCTTTGATGTCTCGGTATGGGAGTTTGTCTGGCCCATGCTTAAAGGCGCCGAGCTGGTGATTGCCAAGCCGGGTGGACATAAAGATCCGGCTTACCTCAATGAGCTGATTGTCGCAACCGGTGTGACCAAACTGCACTTTGTGCCTTCTATGCTGGGCGTGATGCTGGAACATGGTGACCTGGCCACATGCGGTTCAATTGAACAGGTATTTTGTAGTGGTGAAGCCTTACAAATCAGTCATGTCGAGCAGTTTAAGGCACTGTTACCCACCGTGCAGTTGCATAATCTCTACGGTCCGACAGAAGCGGCCATCGACGTCAGCTACTGGGATTGCGCGATGCCCCACGGCAGCAGCATCCCTATTGGTAAACCTATCCAGAATATTCAGTTATACATACTGGACGATGCGCTTGATTTGTTGCCACAGGGCGCGTGCGGTGAGTTGCACATTGGCGGTGAGGGTTTGGCAAGAGGTTACCATAATCGCACTGAACTCACTGAAGAGCGCTTTATTGACAACCCGTTTTATCCGCAAAGTGCCAGAAAACGCCTGTATAAAACCGGCGATCTGGTGCGTTTTCGTGAAGATGGCAACATCGAATACATGGGTCGCCTGGACCATCAGGTCAAGATCCGGGGTCAGCGGATTGAGCTGGGTGAAATCGAATACCACATTGGCGAGCATGAACAGGTCGATTCTACGCTGGTGATGGCACTGAGTGATGATAAAGGTAACCAGCGACTGGTGGCTTATGTTAAGCCCAGCAGTGAGTTGACGGATGAAGCACAGCAAACCCTGATCGCCTCGGTGCAAAATCAGCTGAGCGAGTCGCTGGCCGATTACATGGTGCCATCGAGTTTCGTGGTACTTAACGAATGGCCACAAACGCCAAACGGCAAAATTGACCGTAAAGCACTGCCGGTACCGCAAAGCTTGGGCTATGAAGTTGAATACCTGGCTCCGGTTACCGAGCAGGAGCTAGCCCTGGCAGCGCTATGTGCTGAGCTGTTAAATCTTGAACCAGGCGAAGTCAGCATGGCGGCTAACTTCTTCGAATTAGGCGGTCACTCTCTGATGGTGATGGAGCTGGTCAGCCGGTTGAAAAAGCAAGGCCTGAGCACGTCCGTGCAGGCACTGTTTAACGCCCGAGTGCTGGGTGAAATGGCTAAAACCATCACAGACGCCACCCATCACAGCGAGCCTGAGTTACCGCAAAATGGTATTCCTGCACAATGTACCCAGATAACGCCAGATATGGTGACGCTGACCGCTTTGACTCAGAGCGAGCTGGATACGTTGAGTGAGCGTGTTCCGGGGGGGACCGCTAATATTGCAGATATCTATCCGCTGGCACCTTTGCAGGAAAGCATATTCCTGGTTCACAGTGCGACGGAAAAATCCGACCCCTATGTCACCACCATCACGCTGGAGTTTGACAGCGAAGCTCAGATCGACCGTTTCGTTGCGCGCTTTAATCAGATCATTGCACGTTACGACGTGCTGCGCACTATGGTGGCCTGGCGCGAGTGTCAAGCCCCTTTACAAGTGGTACTGCGTCATTGTGAGCTGTTACCAACCTGGTTGTCCTTCTCTGGTCAGACGGACGCCCGGGCAAAACTCGATGCCTATGTTGCCGAGGGCATACATCGTATGGACCTGGAGCTGGCACCTTTAGTGCAGCTGGAATTGGCTCATGATCCGGCCACGGATACTTACTGCGGGGTGCTCAAAGAGCATCACATTTTGCTCGATCATATCTCTGTTGAAATGATCATGGGTGAGCTGGCCATGGATGAGCAAACTTTCGTACAACTGCCTGATGCCTTGCCTTATCGACAGTTTATTGCCCAGACGCTACATAATGCGGAGCAACTGGATTGTCGTAAATACTTTACCGATCAGCTGGGTGATATTGAGACACCGTGCTATCCGTTTGGGCTGGACAGTACCCGCGCTGATGATTTGCACTGCAATGAGTTACACCGTGAACTGAGCCAGCAACAATCTTCGCAGATCCGCACCCAGATGCAGCAACGCGGTATGAGTCCGGCGGCATTTTTCCATTTGGCCTGGGCGATGGTAGTGTCGGCCTGTAGCCAGAGCCGGGATGTAGTATTTGGTACTGTGTTGTCTGGCAGAATGAGTGGTCAGCAGGGCATTGAGCAGATGATGGGGATGATGATCAATACCCTGCCCCTGCGTGTTAATCTGGGAGATGAAGCGGCGGATACTTTATTGCAGCAGGTCGATCAGGCCCTGCTCGGGTTGATGCCGTATGAACAGGCGTCGCTAACCGAAGCGCAGGCATGCAGTGGTGTCAGTGCACAAACGCCTTTATTCAGCGCCATTTTCAATTATCGTCATTCCCGCCTGGTAGAAGCGCCAGCGCAAGGGGGCGCACAGGCCATCGCTGCTAAAGAGCGTACTAACTATCCATTTAATTTATGTGTGGATGACTGGGGCAAGGCGTTTTCTTTCAACCTGCAAGTTGATCGCTCAGTCGACGTAAACGCAATAGGCGAATATGTAACGTGCGCCATTGAACAGTTGCTGCGTGCGTTGCATGACGAGTCTGACACTCCGGTGGCAAAACTCAGTGTCCTGAACGAGGCGCAACAAGATGCGCTGATGCGCGCGAATGTATCACAAGCCATCGACACAGACACAACAAGCAGCATTCAGGCTCGGTTTGAGCGTCAGGTTGCCAAATTTGGCGAGCGCACCGCGCTGGTGTACCAGCAAGAGTCGTTGACTTATCACGAATTGAACGCGCGGGCCAATGCGCTGGCACACTATCTTATTGAAACGCACGATATCCGCCCGGACACACTGATAGGCCTCTGCGTGGGTCGCGGGGTCAACATGATTGTGGGCATACTGGCTATTCTCAAAGCCGGTGGTGCGTATGTTCCGCTTGATCCTAACTATCCGCAGGAGCGCCTCGACTTTATCTGTCAGGATGCGGGTGTGGCACTGGTGCTGGGCGAAGATCAGGTGGCCGATGCGCTGGCACTTCAAGATACGCCCATTATCGACCTGAATAAGCTGGTATTAGCGAGTTACAGCACGGATAACGTGCAGTTAACGACGCATACATCGGACAATCTGGCCTATGTGATTTACACCTCGGGCTCCACGGGTAAACCAAAAGGGGTGCTGCAAACGCACCGCAATGTGGGTCGCCTGTTTGATGTGACTCAGCCCGATTTTAACTTTAATGAAGACGATTGCTGGTGTGTGTTCCACTCCTTTGCTTTTGACTTCAGTGTTTGGGAGATCTGGGGCGCCCTGCTGTTTGGTGGCAAGCTGCTGATGCCAAGCCTGGATGAAGTCAAGGACAGTCAATTGTTTGTGGCTTTATGTCAGCGCAACGCCCTGACTGTTCTCAACCAGACGCCGAGTGCTTTTAAACAACTCACCGAATATCTGGTGACGGCACAACAGGCCTTACCTGCGTTGCGCAGCATCGTATTTGGCGGTGAAGGGCTGACGCCAAGTCATGTTAGCCAGTGGTGGACGCACTTTGCACAGCAGCCGACTGAGCTCATTAACATGTATGGGATCACAGAAACCACGGTGCATGTGACCTATAAACGTATAGCACCCAATGCGCCGATCAACATTGGCAGACCGCTGCGCGACCAGCATATCGTGCTGCTCGATGATGCGCTTAAGCTGGTACCTGATGGCTGCGCGGGCGAAATCTATGTCGGTGGTGCAGGTCTCGCCCTGGGCTACCTTAGCCGCGAAGCACTCAGTGCTGAGCGATTTATTGACAACCCATTCGACACCCAGCGTTACCCCTGGCTTGGGGAGCGTTTGTATCGTGCGGGCGATTTGGCCCGTTATGACGAAAACGGCGAGCTACATTATCTGGGTCGTCAGGACGATCAGGTTAAAATTCGCGGTCACCGTATTGAGCTGGGCGAAGTGGAAAATCGCATTGCTGAGCTGGCCATGGTGGACTCTGCTTTAGTGCAGGCTATGCCACTGGCGGATGACACGTTGCAACTGGTCGCCTATGTAAAAGGCGCAGAAGCCAGTACCGATGAGACCTGGCTGAGCCAATTAAAAGCAGCGCTCGGTGAGCAATTACCTGCCTATATGTTACCAGGCGCCATTGTTACCGTGACTCAGTGGCCACTGACAGCCAATGGTAAAGTCGACAGACGTGCGCTGCCAGCGCCGGACGCCGGACTGGGTGAGCAAACGTACGTTGCGCCGCGCAATGACACTGAATACACCCTGGTTGGGATCTGGGCTGATTTACTCAAACTGGAGCATGGTCAGGTCAGCGTAGAAGCCAACTTCTTCGAGCTGGGCGGACATTCTCTGTTGCTGATGAAACTACTGGCCGGGATCCGAACTCAGCTGGAATGCGAGCTGAGTGTTAAGGATATCTTTGCTGCAACGACCATTGCACAGCAGGCTGAACGTGTTGCACAGCAAACTGATGTTGTGGTGCAACCACCTATTGTGCCGCAGCCGCGTGAAGACAATTCACACCTGCCACTGTCGTTTGCTCAACAACGTTTGTGGTTTATCGACAAGCTCAATGGCAGCAGTGCTGAGTACAACATGCCGGTGGCCTTTGATGTGGATGGCGTATTAGATCTGGATGCCGCCCAGGCTGCGTTGAATAGCCTGGTGGCGCGCCATGAAGCGTTGCGCACGGTCTATCTGGAGCAGGACGCCGAGCCGGTTCAGCTGATCCGTAGTCACGGCGAGCTGACGCTGACTTTGCAGGATTTAAGTGAGCTGAGCGAACACGCCAAAACAGATCGGCTTAACCAGCTGCTGAGCGAAGACGCGCTGACGCCGTTTAAACTGGACAGCGATTTGATGCTACGCGCTCAGTATGTCTTGCTCAATTATGCCGATCATAACCAACCTCAGCGTGGCGTACTGGCTTTTAATATGCACCATATTGCTTCGGACGGGTGGTCGGTGGAGTTGCTGTCTAACGAGTTTATGGCACTCTACGAAGCGGCCGTCTCTGGCACTGAGGCTGCATTGCCACCGTTGGCTATCCAATATGCCGACTATGCAATCTGGCAACGCGACTGGCTGAATAACGCGCAAGGCGGCGCCAAAGCACTGGAAACGCAACTCAATTACTGGCGCGAAACCCTGAGCGATGCACCGGCCGTGCATGGCCTGCAACTGGATAAGCCGCGCCCGGAAGAAAAGGCGTTCAGTGCCAAAGGCTTCACCAGTTTGTTGCCGGGCACGCTGAGTCAGGGAATTAAGAGCTTTGCAGAAGCAGCCCGGATCACACCATTTATGCTGGTGCACAGCGCACTGGCTTATGTGTTGTCGCGCCACAGTAATCAGCACGATATTGTGATTGGCACACCGGTGGCGAATCGTGCGCAACCAGAAGCGGCTGGCCTCATCGGCTATTTTGCCAATACGCTGGTGCTGAGAGTCAGCACTCGTCATCATAATTTGGGCGATTACCTTGAGCACGTCAAAGAGGCCCATATTGGTGCCCAGTCACATCAGGATGTGCCGTTTGAACAGCTGGTAGATGCCTTACAAATTCCACGCTCTACAGCCTATAGCCCGGTGTTTCAGATCATGCTGACCACCAATTCGGAATTTGCGCTGGCAGACAGGCCAGGGCAGGCGCTGGCAGGGCTGGAGTTCACCCCGAGGCTGCCGGAGGCCTGTACCACCAAGTTTGATATCGAAATTAACATTGATCTGGATGATGCCGGACTGACTGTTAACTGGTTGTACGATACAGGCCTGTTTAACGAGCAGCACATTGTGGCGCTGGATAAACACCTCCAGGGCGTGCTCAGATATCTGGCGCGTCTTACGCAGGCGCAGCTGGCCAATCCGCTGGATACGCTGCCACTGTTGTCTGAGCAGGAGCGTTATGAGCAGTTGCAACAGTGGAATGACACGGCCCGGGATTATACCCGTGAGGTGTGTGTTCATGAGCTGTTTGAGCAGCAAGTTGCCCGCGCACCTCAGGCTACGGCGCTGCGTTTTGGCACACAGACAATGAGCTATGAAACGCTCAACAGCAAAGCCAATCAGCTGGCCCACTATCTACGAAGCGAACATGGCGTGGGTGCGGATTCACTGGTTGGGCTGTGTGTGGAACGCTCATTTGAAATGGTCATCGGGATCTGGGGTATTCTCAAAGCCGGCGGTGCGTATGTGCCGCTGGACCCAGAGCTGCCCAGTGCCAGATTGGCATATCTGGTGGAAGATGCCCGAGCCAGTGTCGTGCTGAGTACCCAGGAGGTCGCTGCGCGTGTCGCGCTGGGTGCAGCGCAGGTTGTTGAGCTCGATGGCTTTGACTACGGTGCCCACAGTGATAAGAACATCGCGGTAGGCGATATGGGTCTCAGTGCAACTAATCTGGCTTATACCATTTACACTTCAGGCTCCACTGGCATGCCAAAAGGCGTATTGCTTGAACATCAGGCGCTGCATAACCGCATCGACTGGATGGATAAAGAGTATGGCTGTGGACCTCACGACAAGATATTACAAAAAACGCCTTACAGCTTTGATGTGTCGGTGTGGGAGTTTGTCTGGCC
The window above is part of the Pseudoalteromonas rubra genome. Proteins encoded here:
- a CDS encoding non-ribosomal peptide synthetase, with the protein product MNVHQAFELAISQGVHLYVEQGKLKFKAAKGSMTDELRSALKENKTQLIELLSQQAIKAEALTQSTGSIPALGLTQSVLSFSQTRLWFLEQLRGPSAEYNIPLALDVQGRVDLAAVEDAFNDILVRHTILRSGYYDSEDGPRQTVREDAALNIRRIDLCDSDDLAADVAAHIERDTLTPFDLTADVLFRVTYLCTHKHSDGTQQGVLLLNMHHIVSDGWSMEILTSEFVQAYQARVTGQVADLSPLPLQYNDYAHWQREHLTKEALAEQLTYWQQTLADAPAVHGITPDFERPATKQLHGALVRSELSASQAQALQNLARQQQLTPFMLIHSALAYVLSRHSNSHDIVIGTPIANRGHAELEGLIGYFANTLVLWLNTDQPSLTDYFAHVKSVHLGAQANQDVPFEQLVEKLNVPRSGAHAPLFQIMLTTNTDYGVREQQLALDGLQIAQRPASSVTTKFDLEIEVALNEQGVAIEITYDTALFSAQRVSAIANHLNTVLSQLAALTPAELSAKPNTLKLLSDTERQQQLLDWNDTALDYSHERCVHELFEQQAKATPDAIALRFDGRTMSYDTLNTKANQLAHYLRTEHAIGPDALVGLCTERSFEMVIGIWGILKAGGAYVPLDPELPSGRLNYLVEDASARVVLSTQGIIEQVSLGDAAVIALDSFDFDAYPGSNIPVSDIGLSAQNLAYTIYTSGSTGKPKGVLLEHQALHNRIDWMDNEYGCQPQDKILQKTPYSFDVSVWEFVWPMLKGAELVIAKPGGHKDPAYLNELIVATGVTKLHFVPSMLGVMLEHGDLATCGSIEQVFCSGEALQISHVEQFKALLPTVQLHNLYGPTEAAIDVSYWDCAMPHGSSIPIGKPIQNIQLYILDDALDLLPQGACGELHIGGEGLARGYHNRTELTEERFIDNPFYPQSARKRLYKTGDLVRFREDGNIEYMGRLDHQVKIRGQRIELGEIEYHIGEHEQVDSTLVMALSDDKGNQRLVAYVKPSSELTDEAQQTLIASVQNQLSESLADYMVPSSFVVLNEWPQTPNGKIDRKALPVPQSLGYEVEYLAPVTEQELALAALCAELLNLEPGEVSMAANFFELGGHSLMVMELVSRLKKQGLSTSVQALFNARVLGEMAKTITDATHHSEPELPQNGIPAQCTQITPDMVTLTALTQSELDTLSERVPGGTANIADIYPLAPLQESIFLVHSATEKSDPYVTTITLEFDSEAQIDRFVARFNQIIARYDVLRTMVAWRECQAPLQVVLRHCELLPTWLSFSGQTDARAKLDAYVAEGIHRMDLELAPLVQLELAHDPATDTYCGVLKEHHILLDHISVEMIMGELAMDEQTFVQLPDALPYRQFIAQTLHNAEQLDCRKYFTDQLGDIETPCYPFGLDSTRADDLHCNELHRELSQQQSSQIRTQMQQRGMSPAAFFHLAWAMVVSACSQSRDVVFGTVLSGRMSGQQGIEQMMGMMINTLPLRVNLGDEAADTLLQQVDQALLGLMPYEQASLTEAQACSGVSAQTPLFSAIFNYRHSRLVEAPAQGGAQAIAAKERTNYPFNLCVDDWGKAFSFNLQVDRSVDVNAIGEYVTCAIEQLLRALHDESDTPVAKLSVLNEAQQDALMRANVSQAIDTDTTSSIQARFERQVAKFGERTALVYQQESLTYHELNARANALAHYLIETHDIRPDTLIGLCVGRGVNMIVGILAILKAGGAYVPLDPNYPQERLDFICQDAGVALVLGEDQVADALALQDTPIIDLNKLVLASYSTDNVQLTTHTSDNLAYVIYTSGSTGKPKGVLQTHRNVGRLFDVTQPDFNFNEDDCWCVFHSFAFDFSVWEIWGALLFGGKLLMPSLDEVKDSQLFVALCQRNALTVLNQTPSAFKQLTEYLVTAQQALPALRSIVFGGEGLTPSHVSQWWTHFAQQPTELINMYGITETTVHVTYKRIAPNAPINIGRPLRDQHIVLLDDALKLVPDGCAGEIYVGGAGLALGYLSREALSAERFIDNPFDTQRYPWLGERLYRAGDLARYDENGELHYLGRQDDQVKIRGHRIELGEVENRIAELAMVDSALVQAMPLADDTLQLVAYVKGAEASTDETWLSQLKAALGEQLPAYMLPGAIVTVTQWPLTANGKVDRRALPAPDAGLGEQTYVAPRNDTEYTLVGIWADLLKLEHGQVSVEANFFELGGHSLLLMKLLAGIRTQLECELSVKDIFAATTIAQQAERVAQQTDVVVQPPIVPQPREDNSHLPLSFAQQRLWFIDKLNGSSAEYNMPVAFDVDGVLDLDAAQAALNSLVARHEALRTVYLEQDAEPVQLIRSHGELTLTLQDLSELSEHAKTDRLNQLLSEDALTPFKLDSDLMLRAQYVLLNYADHNQPQRGVLAFNMHHIASDGWSVELLSNEFMALYEAAVSGTEAALPPLAIQYADYAIWQRDWLNNAQGGAKALETQLNYWRETLSDAPAVHGLQLDKPRPEEKAFSAKGFTSLLPGTLSQGIKSFAEAARITPFMLVHSALAYVLSRHSNQHDIVIGTPVANRAQPEAAGLIGYFANTLVLRVSTRHHNLGDYLEHVKEAHIGAQSHQDVPFEQLVDALQIPRSTAYSPVFQIMLTTNSEFALADRPGQALAGLEFTPRLPEACTTKFDIEINIDLDDAGLTVNWLYDTGLFNEQHIVALDKHLQGVLRYLARLTQAQLANPLDTLPLLSEQERYEQLQQWNDTARDYTREVCVHELFEQQVARAPQATALRFGTQTMSYETLNSKANQLAHYLRSEHGVGADSLVGLCVERSFEMVIGIWGILKAGGAYVPLDPELPSARLAYLVEDARASVVLSTQEVAARVALGAAQVVELDGFDYGAHSDKNIAVGDMGLSATNLAYTIYTSGSTGMPKGVLLEHQALHNRIDWMDKEYGCGPHDKILQKTPYSFDVSVWEFVWPMLKGAELVIAKPGGHKDPDYLSDLIVETGITKLHFVPSMLGVMLEHGDLSRCTSIKQVFCSGEALQISHVEQFRSVLPSAQLHNLYGPTEAAIDVSYWDCSQPYGSSVPIGKPIQNIQLYVLDDALNLLPQGACGELHIGGDGLARGYHNRADLTEERFIANPFYDDSEAGSSQRLYKTGDLVRYRNDGVIEYMGRIDHQVKIRGLRIELGEIEYHIGEHSEVDSALVMALDDTQGNQHLVAYVKPHTLGDEASQQVLIDAIKSQLGDALVEYMIPTSFVLLDEWPQTPNGKIDRKVLPAPEHAGLAGEYIAPQTDTELALVTIWSQVLGLDEGHISTQASFFSLGGQSLLVIKLMKDIESRFDCTLTIKQLFKYTSVAEQAVQLDELLAAKALKAKLEQSDNVERIVF